The following coding sequences lie in one Rutidosis leptorrhynchoides isolate AG116_Rl617_1_P2 chromosome 6, CSIRO_AGI_Rlap_v1, whole genome shotgun sequence genomic window:
- the LOC139854067 gene encoding uncharacterized protein produces MLYGIKCQTPSCWLEADEKQIAGPEIVQQTAEKVAITRENLKAARDRQKMIRQVLNDQTVVLDIPPELAGIHDMFNICYIRKCKVDDESQILPLQVLKVDSSKKLEEEPVRIVDKKVTKLRKKQIPMVLVEWKHSLGTNLTWKTEELMISRYPHLFNLDQISRTEFPSRG; encoded by the exons atgttgtacggtataAAATGTCAAACTCCATCGTGTTGGTTGGAGGCAGATGAGAAACAAATTGCAGGTCCGGAAATTGTGCAGCAGACTGCAGAAAAAGTGGCTATCACACGTGAAAATTTGAAAgctgctagagatcgacaaaagat gaTTCGCCAAGTGCTGAACGATCAAACTGTAGTGTTAGATATCCCTCCAGAATTAGCAGGTATTCATGACATGTTTAACATCTGCTACATTCGTAAGTGTAAAGTGGACGACGAAAGTCAAATTCTTCCTCTCCAAGTTCTGAAAGTAGACTCAAGTAAGAAATTGGAGGAAGAACCAGTGAGGATCGTCGACAAAAAAGTGACTAAGTTACGCAAGAAGCAGATCCCAATGGTGCTTGTggaatggaagcatagtttaggcaccAATCTGACATGGAAGACTGAGGAGTTGATGATTTCTAGATACCCTCATTTGTTCAAccttgaccagatttcgaggacagAATTTCCTtcaagggggtag